cgctaatttccaacttttccattcctttttcccgtttaccctaccttatACCTATAATCCTATCCTCTCGTGCTCCCATCCTATCACTATCCTACccagcacagccggaccacttccctctgccagcctcctttttacgcattttatatctaccacgctggctcttctttgtacatgttttactttaatttacatcctttttgtattgtttttaaataaacttttgagatccttagttatccgtgcatagTTTACGAAGAttttgatgtgcggataacagacatccacatctgctgcgtctgcatctttcttttcatgtgctttttttatcttttgtattttaagctccgctttatttttgtatggtttctttttacttattcataattttaatatctcttttaaggcgagagaaagttacttattttgatatttttatcaatgaatcgcagcagattcttttacgtcttattttaccataactataattctttaactatttcttttaatgtttaattgtttttgtgattggttttatcttttgtacattttattttattaaaaccattcttatttattgttctatgcaatttatgtgctacgctgacgtccgtgggggttaatgtaacccccacgttcatgctaaataaaggaagtggatactctgactgtgctttgactaccctttggatttacctgtctggattttacaccgtggatgccgaaacaaggttgtactgccccttttacttgcccaggtgtatttaggctggacgtgccattttactattttacattcactgtgaaccatgtgtgctccttcgactttttcttttttactttctctgaattttacttacttttatcttgtcctttgactgtttactcttattcatgctcataccttttactgtcttttacttgagcctttacttccctcattttaccttttactcgttgtatcttagatgttagttcttgttattgtttttaagcccttctggcgtgtTTTTATTCAGgcataagcccctctggcaattgtcttttacttattagtttgttttactttggtgccttctgcacggttctttttgttcattttagatttcgtatttatttgtcatgcttcttcgtattggtcacgctcctggtaggcctgcatctccggggataattggcttgtgaggtcgtgtgggttctgagccttcagcctggtcccctcaccccctttttcgaggaacgaacggggccccctcattttccttggcccctaagcctgaagcttcccgcctcacgggtggcctcttttgggttcctctctcatataaccttacacgAGGTAGAGGTGAGAGGTCACTAAACGGACTCTTGactcgattgcctgtgattatgggAGTGCACACGTGCAGTTGCAGAAGGTAGACACGCGAGTcggaggacgaggaagatggagatgttctacggaagaaaaggataaaaaaaaaaaaaatacaaaaaaaaaaaatatatatatatatatatataaaaggtatgaatgagaatgaatatcttcacaatacaagagatgtatttgaccggtttcgactatgtcttcgtcagaaatacatgtatacatgtatttctgacgaagacatagtcgaaaccggtcaaatacatctcttgtattgtgaagatattcattctcattcataccttttatacaattgtcaacatgaacgcggttcatatatatatatatatatatatatatatatatatatatatatatatatatatattatatatattatatatatatatatatatatatatatatatattagcctaaTCTCTTAATTCTCGATGTCATGTACCTTCTGACCATATCGTTCCCTTCGTACCCTATCCTACTGTAGTTGACACAGCTACCCTTCCAGTCAATTCACTTTTGTTCGTTTGCCCTTTTGTTCCGtgtgttcctgttcttgtttttgtatttgtttgtgtctgctcttgcttgcttgcatgcttgcttgcttgcttgcttttttttttcttttcctttctccaccattattttatatgatatgtaACATGCTCCTTTTTCGTTTCCTCCCCATTGCTAGTCAGACCTAGTTGTCAAAGAAGTCACTCCCCCACGAATGTTATCACATATGCCACTTTATTCGTTTATCGAAACCCATTAGCCACATtaactcatctcatctcatctcaccctttcccctcctgcctctgTCTAGTTTGtacttccccttcatcatccatcacctacgttttttgtattacttctatatctctcgctctgccccctggaactccccagcctctttcttcttttttgccttttaccttgcattaaaaaaagaataataaataataataataataataataatacaataaaataaaaaagttatgtAGTCATTagtctattcatttattccatTAAGCCATCCTATTAATTTAATCATTAGTCGTTTCTCGTTAATTAGTTACATTATTCTActcacaaatataaaataaaaatcaataaaaaaatcattaaacgttaaaataaaccttaaaaaaacaaatacatatatatgattatatatatatatatattaaacagaaagagaggtgttttcttttaatttaactaatataatctctgtcaggcacacaaccacagctttaagcttggacgacctgcctgtggttgtttggatgtgtgcgtatgtgtgtaggtggtgtgaaaagcgcgggtgaaaggtaacgaggtgcgtggaagggaatagctgtggatagctcaactggtggcgcttgtgcgaggtcacagtagcagtagcagtaacagcgcattttccttccatcggtaaactgactacccctataggtgaataaggagttttagtttgttcattttctctgtcaaattattttaagtGTAGTGCGGCCTCGGCGCATTGCGAGACCACATAAGAATGTTTTTCTTATAAAATGAGATATATTAATGGTGCGATATCTACCCCTAAAGACCGCATGCaaggagacagaccgagacgggggatatagacgtgtcggaatcctgcagTTCGTCAGTGGCTCGGACGTTGCAGGCAATTTGCATGAACATCGTCGAAACCAAGataaagtgaaaaagtgaaagtggaagtgaaCAGAAATTAACTTAACTTGGTGATATGACTTGTAGTGCATGAACGAGAGGAATTTTGggaaacattgtttttgtttttgttttgtatattttaattcatatttaagtttgaaaataaatggttaaaggtttttatcttttaattgaactccaatcttcccaatcatacatatatattcctgtgtatatacagagaacgtccagaaccgaggatatctgcTAAAATAGACCTTCtggcataataatatccttacaatCTCACTATTCCTTCTGGCTAGCACCTCAATAATTCAATAACTCAAaattcaaataccccccccccccctcctcgaactccagacatgaccaagagataaagatacacCACCATGCAAGGGGCTTTCGACCCCCTACTTTCACAACCTCTAACTTCTttatatttcaacactttaccttctcccccacccctcctgcccagcgcttgtccggtcaagttaggccgcccggcctacggtttcaggcAGGAGGtctccggccccccccccccccccccccccgggctgaccgcgactacccgcactgcgctttacccagaccttgtcgtgttgccatatttctgtgttgctggtactcttctaaataaaaatagtcaaagccatcgtccccttttactactcctgcttaaccaatgcaTAAAAGtgttcaatcaatatatataacctTTACAGGCCTACTTCCACTAAAGAGGCAGTTGTTTCCTTCGGCAGCGCGGTCCGTGCACGGCGGCAGCCACTGCGGAGTCAGGGAAGATGCGCGGGCTGTCGTCCCGTGGCCTCTCATTCGTGGCGAGGCCGGGTTTCGGTTCCCAGACCGCGCGCCACTGGACGACAGCTCGACGGCGGGCGCGGAGGGCGCCTGCCGCCCCTCTCCAGGGCTGGGCAAGAAATACCTCTCCTACGGACGCGCGCTGCGTCCACTGGAGGCGAATCTCCTCTAGAAAATGTAATGTTACTTCTGTTTTTATTACTCTATTAATAGAAGTCTCGACGAAATCGTATTTTCAGTCTAACTGAAGAAGTGACACTTCTCCTACAGGCAGAGGAAGACGCAAGCCTTAGTTGTCCCCGcgacaaaagaaaagaggaagcagaaaagaGGTCTTCAGCTGACGCTTAGCTTTCAGCAACGACTTCAAATTCTTATTTCACCACTCATTGCTGTCAACATCGAACTTAAATAGGTATACTAATTTTCACAATAAAATTCAGACTGATTCAGGCAGTCTACTGAGTATGAAATTATCAAATCTGAAATACATATCTTTTTTAATTATCAATGGGGTGGGGGTCATCAGGCGTACGCTCTAATCTGCAGTGAATGTAGCGGGTTGGGGGTCGGTAGCCTCCATGAGGAAGGTagtagcttattattattattattattattattattattattattattatatctattgttcATACTTTACCCCTGGTGCCTTCCttcccaagattttttttttttttttttggggggagggggggtcgcggCATGACTTCTACACCTCTTGTGCTAGCGGTGTGAGCAATCCATCCATACCAAAATCGTCAcgatcggttatgcgaaggtattccTCACTTGATATAGTATGtgaggaatttaaaaaatgataaaagattatGATACATTAACATATTACAATCAATTTCTCTTTACAGTTAGCTATAATatgaaaatctttaaaaaaaaaaaaatcataacactgAGCAACATATAGTTTCAGAACATGAGTTCATTCCGATTCCCAGAGTGGTCCGGCAGTGCAGGTCCCCCCTGGAGGGAGTTCAGGTCTGTCCAGGACATCACTCTCGCCTGCCCCCTGTTATAGCAACTACTGCTACCAGTTTGATCTGATTCTAAGTTCCTATCACAAATAAGAAAATGCAAGTAACTAGTTTTAGATTGCCCATGACATCAACTGGATGATGCTTTTTTACTTTGAATTCTGGAACTTACACACAGAGAGATAATTGGTTACAGCCATACAGACTCGTGTTTTCCAAATACAAGACCCCGGCAGTTATCTTGCTCACTAATCACTCCTTGCAGGGCCTGCAGGCCGAAGCCAAGGGTTACTCGACGTCCGTCCTTATGATTAGAAGGAAAGGACAATAAAACTCAGGAGAGATCCGGTCTTCGAATGGCCTGAATCATATAATTCATCCAtttattaatactaatgacaTTACCTTATAAATGAACGCTATCAGTGTCAATTACACTAGGTAGTCTTAAAATTAAAAAGTTCTGCACAGAAAATGGTGACTCTCGTCGCTGAAAGTTCAAATCAGCAATAAGTCCAATCCTGATGATTCTTTGGGCGGCATTTGACGGGGCAGGGCGTCGTCACAAGCAGATGGTCGACGTCTTGTCCGCCCCTGAAAGGCAGGAAGGAAAACATTagtctctttgcctctctgccTTTATTTCTTTAAGAATGATTAGACACACgaacacgtatacatgtatacacacattgacacgcgtgtgtgtgtttgtgatatatatatatatatatatatatatatatatatatatatatatatatatatacacatttatatatatatatttatatatatatacacatttatatatatatatttatatatatatatatatgtgtgtatgtgtgtgtgtgtgttactggttGTGTTGACTGTAATGTTATAGGCGGGTTTATTCAACGTGCCGCGCGCTTCACGCAGCAAGACAGTGCCCATCACAGCGCAAGGACATATTGCGCGCTACGCTCTCAGGATGGCATCTACAGGGTGCAACACTCTCACATTTATAGGTGTGCTACTCAGGCATTCTTCTTTCCTCGACAATGTTCAGaagtgataaggataaggataagtccgatatgcgaaactGAGCTTCGCCTGTGTcgaactcgctaacgtgtgtcagctgatgctgactcggctttagtccttacctgccgtggtgcccagtcacagcagtaacctccagtcgacaattgcaacttctcgcgcctgggcggggcgcgaaccgccgacccctcggatgagaggccggcacgttaccactgtactagccccgAGGCTCAGTAGTGACTGTCGTGCTGCGAGCTTCCGgggtagtacagtggtaacgtgtcagcctctcatcctaggggtcggcggttcgcgccccgcccaggcgcgagaagttgcaattgtcgcctggaggttacagctgtggctgggcaccacggcatgtaaggactaagctcagccgagtcggcaccagctgacacacgttagcgagtcgacattagtcgacacaggccgagcTCCCCTCATGGTTATAGCCCggtcgaggctcagcttcgcatatcggacttatccttgtcGTGCTGCGAGCCTCTAGACTAGTACAATGGTAGCTGTCGTctggaggttactgttgtggctgggcactatggtgggtaaggactaacctcagtcgagtcagcaccagctgacacactctAGTAGGCACTCGGACACGCAGTACAAGTGAAGGGAAAGTAGGGAAAGGAAAACCCACGCGTAGTTGCCGATGTACGTGCCGTTCACGCGCTGCGTCGGGAAGGGCCTCGAACCCTCCGGGAATCTCTCGCAGGAGAAACTGTCGTGAGCCACCAGGTCGCCTTTCATCCTCGGATACAGCGTTTTCTGGGAATAATACGAAGCGTTACTTCTCATTACCATAGTtgccgtcatcatcataatcagtatgaCAAGTATCGTGGCAAAAGTTCTAGTGTCATTTTTTTCGTACAAACAATCCATTTGCAGCAATATTCACTGATGGCAATAAACTGAAAACTGATGGAGGGAGACTTCCCAGGATGACGTTTTCACGGCACGAACATGCTCGAGGCTTTACAGTACCCTTTAAAACGACCTGTGCATCTCGCTGCCTTGACTATGATTTTTTCTGCCttgactatgattttttttttttttttcgttaacgaACCTGGCAATTCCACTGCTTAGTGGCTAAGGACCAAAAGTCCAACCCAGTCGCCACTGCATGTGCCATCGCTGTATCAGAAAAATGATAAATCTAAGGAACAGCTTCACCATGCTGGATGAAGCTGAAACACAGGCACCTGTGGACAAAGGTAAAGTGAAGCCTGGCCACGCACGGGAAGGAACAGCGAAGCGGAACGTTCGAGCAATGCAAGATGACAGAAGCGAATTGGATCGTTCTTGTTCTATCtttaatgaggaggataatgggaGGAGAGCACCGTGGCTCCTGCACCTCCTCAGCGGGCGGCGCCGCCCACGCCGACTCCGCACTAGcgcaagtcacacacacacacacacacacacacacacacacacacacacacacacacacatatatatatatatatatatatatatgtatgtacatacacatatatagagagatacatatacatatataggtacatatgcatatctacatatatacatacatatgtgtgtgtgtgtgtgtgtgtgtgtgtgtgtgtgtgtgtgtgtgtgtgtgtgtgcgtgtgtgtgtttgtgtgtgtgtgtgtgtttgtgtgtgtgtaagtgtgacgtCCCTCACCATAGGACCTCCAACACCATGGTGCTGgaagaagcagaagtaatccatgggtgactgaagaaacagaaaagaagaattatgaaaactgcatacatcgcaacggagaaaaatgtaaacacagcatcgggcagattcaaactaagTTCGCGGCAGCAACTATGCAGGTAACGAGTGGGAGATTACTCCCACTTGATCACATatttcgtcagctcatatctgatatatatatcctCTGTAGCTTCTCTGTTGTATGTATttttgacaaagatataatcgaaaccggtcaaatacatctcttgtattgtgaagatattcattatcattcataccttttctacatatatatgcatatatatatatacacacgcacacgcacgcacgcacactcacacacacacactcacacacacacacatacacacacatatgtatatatatacatatatacatatgtatgtgtatgtgtgtgtgtgtatgtgtgtgtatgcacatatatatatacgtatatgtatgtatatatgtatatatatatatacgtatacatatatatataaatacatatgtgtatatatgcataaacatatatatatatatatatatatatatatatgagtgtgtgtgtgtgtgtgtttatatgtatatatgttaatgtgtatatgtatacatatatatgtttatatatatacacccatacacccatgtgtgtatttatatatatgtatatatgtatatgtttttatatttatgtttatatatatacactcatacacacacacacacgcatatttgtgtctgggtatgtatgtatgtatatatatatatatatatatatatatatatatatatatatatataagttgttagACCCAAAGGCTGTCACAATAATCTGAGTAAGAGTCACCGGCCGGTGCGTTGAATTGGGATAcatgaagtgtgtatgtgtgtatatggagtattgtgtgtgtgtgtgtgtgtgtgtgtgtgtgtgtattaagatgaatcgtaaagtttcgaacgtgaagagttcgaaacgttatgattcattttaatttattttagtgactgttttcctttttttgtttgtgtacacgttactgtgtttgtttttctgttcatatatatatatatatatatatatatatatatgtatatatacatacatacatatatatatgagtgtgtgtgtgtgtgtgtgtctgtatatttatatatatatacatacatatacacacatatacacaaacacacacacgcacacacccacatacacacacacacaaatatatgtgtgtgtgtgtgtgtctgtgtgtgtatgtgtgtgtgtgagtgtgtgcatatatatatatatatatatatatatatatatatatatatatatatatatatattccgacgCCCTCGTAAGTTTACCGCCGACGCCAACGCTCAGTCATAGGTCGCCATATGTTGCTACTACCATAGTGGTTAggtgcgctgacacttgtgccacggcactgacttcccctgcgacacctgcgtttgtcttctcaaggcgatatgttgttttctcggcatcgagccatacatacatacatatatatgtgtgagtgtgtatgtgtgtgtgtgtgtgtgtgtgtttgcaagtattTAGCAAAGCTGGCTCTAAGCTCAACTCACCCACAATATCGGCTGATCGTCACCTTTCCTGAACTTCCCTCTCGCCGTCCGTATGATTGCGTCTCTGACTGCCACGAGCGAGTGTCTGGCTCGCGCCCCCACGTGGTCCCATCGCACGCCCCACAGCCCCCCCATTATGGGGCCGATGTGACGAGGGTGGTCCCTGAGCACGTGGAAGGTCTTGTTCTCCGACATCCACTCCTTCACTGCCTCTGCCTCTCGCTCCAGGAGCTTGTAGGGGTTGGGAAATGATCATTATACATGGGAGGCACACACGTCTACACACTGTTAATATATGCTAACTCTTCAGGTAAACTCATTATGGCAATAGCAACATATGGCGACCTATGACTGAGCATTGGCGTCGGCGGTAAACTTACGAGGGCGTCGGAATCTCGAACGAAGAAGGCAGAAAGCCTCGCGTCGCCGAGGGGCAGCGCCCTCCAAATCATGTTGTGGATGGATGTCACATCCCCGAGCGAAGGCAGGTTGGTGACGTCGCAGACGTAGAGGAAAGGAAAGTCTCGCAGAAGAGGGCACATGATATTTTCTCGGCCTCGAGGATCAGTGTACACCCACACAACCCAGCCGGGGAACTGGGTCTTTATCTGAAGAGGTCAAGAGAGTAAAGAGGCCAAGACACCTTGGTTGTCGACATTGCACCCTAAGCTCGTCATCGATTATGCATTTGTAGAGCCTATCTCC
The window above is part of the Penaeus chinensis breed Huanghai No. 1 chromosome 14, ASM1920278v2, whole genome shotgun sequence genome. Proteins encoded here:
- the LOC125032611 gene encoding uncharacterized protein LOC125032611, whose product is MILARPRGGLLLLVAAVVLGCLLLQGQFAEISHSALPHAIPQPARTLLMKEKPLPWWDGGDCGCVGAGLCLPKEAPRLSWEDAGGACGLRAWAAGEGRRVISFSLYGNDARFWKAFRKNFDLIKTQFPGWVVWVYTDPRGRENIMCPLLRDFPFLYVCDVTNLPSLGDVTSIHNMIWRALPLGDARLSAFFVRDSDALLLEREAEAVKEWMSENKTFHVLRDHPRHIGPIMGGLWGVRWDHVGARARHSLVAVRDAIIRTARGKFRKGDDQPILWKTLYPRMKGDLVAHDSFSCERFPEGSRPFPTQRVNGTYIGNYAGGQDVDHLLVTTPCPVKCRPKNHQDWTYC